One genomic region from Equus asinus isolate D_3611 breed Donkey chromosome 8, EquAss-T2T_v2, whole genome shotgun sequence encodes:
- the GMNN gene encoding geminin isoform X1, whose product MMNPSMKQKQEGIQENVKNSPIPRRTLKMIQPSAAGSLVGRENELVKVLSKRKHRKDQLTSKTSSSGVVIVPEHSENKSPGGVTQEAFDLMITENPSSQYWKEVAEKRRKALYEALKENEKLHKEIEQKDNEIARLKKENRELAEVAEHVQYMAEVIERLNGEPLDNFESPDSQEFDSEEETGEDSEVEDSEIATCAEEIVSSSTDAKPCI is encoded by the exons ATGATGAATCCCAGTATGAAGCAGAAACAGGAAGGAATCCAAGAGAATGTGAAG AATAGTCCTATCCCAAGAAGAACTCTGAAGATGATTCAGCCTTCTGCAGCTGGATCTCTTGTTGGAAGAGAAAATGAG TTGGTGAAAGTCTTGTCTAAAAGGAAACATCGGAAGGACCAGTTAACATCTAAGACTTCCAGCTCAGGAGTTGTTATTGTCCCAGAACACAGTGAAAATAAAAGTCCTGGAGGTGTTACCCAAGAAGCATTTGATCTTATGATTACAg aaaatcCATCCTCTCAATATTGGAAAGAAGTGGCAGAGAAACGGAGGAAGGCTCTCTATGAAGCActtaaggaaaatgagaaa CTTCATAAAGAAATTGAACAAAAGGATAATGAAATTGCCCGCCTGAAAAAGGAGAATAGAGAATTGGCAGAAGTAGCAGAACACGTGCAGTATATGGCAGAGGTGATAGAG aggcTGAATGGTGAACCTCTGGATAACTTTGAATCCCCGGATAGTCAGGAATTTGATTCTGAAGAGGAAACTGGTGAGGATTCTGAAGTGGAAGACTCAGAAATTGCCACATGTGCTGAAGAAATTGTATCTTCCTCTACAGATGCAAAACCATGTATATGA
- the GMNN gene encoding geminin isoform X2, with product MIQPSAAGSLVGRENELVKVLSKRKHRKDQLTSKTSSSGVVIVPEHSENKSPGGVTQEAFDLMITENPSSQYWKEVAEKRRKALYEALKENEKLHKEIEQKDNEIARLKKENRELAEVAEHVQYMAEVIERLNGEPLDNFESPDSQEFDSEEETGEDSEVEDSEIATCAEEIVSSSTDAKPCI from the exons ATGATTCAGCCTTCTGCAGCTGGATCTCTTGTTGGAAGAGAAAATGAG TTGGTGAAAGTCTTGTCTAAAAGGAAACATCGGAAGGACCAGTTAACATCTAAGACTTCCAGCTCAGGAGTTGTTATTGTCCCAGAACACAGTGAAAATAAAAGTCCTGGAGGTGTTACCCAAGAAGCATTTGATCTTATGATTACAg aaaatcCATCCTCTCAATATTGGAAAGAAGTGGCAGAGAAACGGAGGAAGGCTCTCTATGAAGCActtaaggaaaatgagaaa CTTCATAAAGAAATTGAACAAAAGGATAATGAAATTGCCCGCCTGAAAAAGGAGAATAGAGAATTGGCAGAAGTAGCAGAACACGTGCAGTATATGGCAGAGGTGATAGAG aggcTGAATGGTGAACCTCTGGATAACTTTGAATCCCCGGATAGTCAGGAATTTGATTCTGAAGAGGAAACTGGTGAGGATTCTGAAGTGGAAGACTCAGAAATTGCCACATGTGCTGAAGAAATTGTATCTTCCTCTACAGATGCAAAACCATGTATATGA